CATATTGAGGTTTTAGATAATACAGGCGATTGGTTTCTAATTAAAACCAAAGAAGGAAAAGAAGGTTATGTTCATAAAAGCAGAATAAAAACAGAATAATAAAAAAGCACTTTATGTGCTTTTTCTTTTATCAAAAGTAGTCGTTCTTTGAAATAAATCGTTAGATAAAAACGGAAATCCCTGTGCATTTGCACCCGCAGGAAAATGGACAAAAACCTATGACAAAGTAAAAGTGATGGGCAAAAGTTGTCTCACAGAAATTTCTCAATTGATGTGTGCAACAGGAGGAAAAATAACCGTAATACAACACGGACAAACTTCTGAGTTATCCAAGCAAAACATAAAAAATGCAGACCCGAGAGAAATGCATGTTAACAATCCGATTGTGAATTTTGAAGAGTTTCAAGACAGTTTTAACGATGATGATGAATACGAATAAAAACACAAAACGATGGCTAAAGGAGTAAAATCGATAACAGGAAATGCATCACCAGAAGTTGGTGAAAAGAATTTCTATGAAGTTTCTTCATTTTATCAGGGGACTGTGATAAAAAATGAAAAAGAAATAAAATGGAAACTATATACCCAACAAAGCTCAGGAAATTGGAGGGAATTAAGAGGACCTCAAAAAACAGGAAAAAAAGTACCCTTTTCTTTTCCTGAAAAATGGTTAGGAAAAAAACTTTTAATAGAAGCTTTTGTATATAATCCCGAAGTAAAATCTCCACCTGGATTAATTGTTGCCCCGAAAACTGCAAAAATCCCGAGAATAAACAAAGTAGAACTTTTTTATGTGGATGATAAAAAAGGAAGTGTTTTCAGTTTTATGGAAAAACTGAGAGCAAGAGCTTATTGCGTAAATATGTTTTTAAAAGAGTTAACCTTCACACTTTGGGAGGATGATGCAAAAGGAGGCGGACACAACACAAATAATAAACCCATCCGAACTTTAAAGGCAAGAGTGGATAAAAACGGAGTTGCAGTTGTGGAGTTCCCACTTTCCGAAGCCTATATGAAAAAAGCAATGGAGGGAGAAGTGGATGTAAAACAATTAGAGTTTTATGTAACGGTGGAATATTACAAAAACAAGAAACATGCAACGAAAAATGTGGATGTAGATAATCCCAATCCTAAAGTACCCATTAATCCACCGAAGAAAACAGAACCAAAACAACCACCAAAAGCAAAAGGTTCTCCTGCGGAAAGCAAACCCAAATCCAAAAAAGAGGAAAAAGGAATCTTGGATAAAATCGAAGAAAAATGGGACGAACTTTGGGATTGGTGGGAAACGCCGGGAACAATTAAAAAAGAACAACTTCCAACACAACAAAAACCTGAAGGTAGGTCGCCTGCGGTTGTGCAGGAGCAGCCAAAAGAAAAAAAAGAAGAAAAAGAATGTACTTGTTTCTGTGATAGAGATATTTCTGCAACAGAATTAAAAGAGATGGTTGTTGCAATGAGAAAAGCGACTAATGATGATGCAGGAGAAAATTTTTATAAATGGAACAAGGATAATTTGTTTACTATTGGACATGAAAAATTTAGTGAGAAAACATACGAAAAATTTGCAGAGGTTTTAAATAAAACATTTAAAAATTACGAAATAACTACTTGTATAAGGAAAATACATTTTTTGGCTCAGTGTTATCATGAAACAGGAGCTTTTATGCGTAGTGTTGAGGGTAATGAAAGAGAGTCTCTTTGGTATGACCCTTATAGAGGAAGGGGCTTTATTCACTTAACATTAAAAGGAAACTACATCAAATTTCAAGAAAATTCAGGATTTAATGTTGTTCCAAATCCTAAATTAGTTTCAACAAATATTGAAATTGCTGCAATGTCAAGTGGATGGTATTGGAAGTTCAATGATAAAGGAAATATAAATCCATTTGCTGATAAGGATAGTATTTTTGATACCTCAAGATTGGTAAATAAACCAAATGCAAAAAGTTCATCATCTATAAGAGGTTATAATCAAAGAGTAAATGCAGTAAATGCTCTGAAAAACAAGTTTGAATATCCTCAAAATTGTTGTAGTCTTAGTAAAAAGGAAAAACCAAAAGAAAATACAACTTGTCCAAGTGAACTGAGTTCTTGTATTTGTTCAGAAACATACCCTGTTGAAAGTGGATTTATTAATCATGCGAGAGTTATCAAAAATCATGTAAGTGTGATTGAACATGATAATTTTTCCGATGCAAAAACAAGTGTCCAAAAAATTATTTTACACCGTACAGCAGGAGGGACAACCGAAGCTTGTATTAGAGCATTTAAAAGTGGAAGAAAAAACAAAAGTGGAGGAATTGATCACTACGGCACACATTTTATTGTAGGCAAAGATGGAATTATTACACAAACAGCAAATTTAAATAAAAAAACATGGCATTGTAAAGGTTGGAATTCAAAATCTGTTGGTATTGAAGTTGTTGGTTATGCAATTGATAAAAATGGAAAACCTACTTTAGGTTTGAAAGGACAAAATCCAGTAGCAGGTTGGGAAAACCTTACTGATATACAAGCAAAATCAGTAGCATGTTTAGTAAAGGCACTTTTAAATTATTACGACCTTGACAAAACAAATATTGACTGTCACGAACATTTAGCCGCAAAAGAAGAAGGAGAAGGGCAAATAGTTTATAACGCAATTAAAGATTATTTATAATATGAGACTTTATTTATTAACCATCTTAATGTTTTTTATAACCTGTAAAGGTCAGGATAAAGAAGAAAAAGTTGTTACGAAAACCAAATCAGAAATTCACGTTGCAAAATGCGAAAATCAGTATTCCACAGGACAAAAAGTAAATGAGCATGAAAGAAATTGGTCATTGAGTAATGACGACATTTCTCAAATATTAAAACTTTCATCAGAAATAACAGAACAGGACTTACATTATACATATCCGAAAACGCCTTGTAACATTGATGTCAACAATTTTTCTTATAATGGAAGAAATTATGATTTACAGATAAATGGAGGTTCTTATTTAACTACATTTGATGGAAAAGAGACAAAAATTTTTGGTTGTGATGCTCGTGAGTGTCAAAAGTACTTCTTAATGGAAAAAGAAGATATGGAAGAAAAAACTTCCGAAAACACTGAAGAAAACAAATCAATTCATGAATTAAATCTTAACCAGAAAAATAGTGTAGATAAAATAATTGTAACTAATAATAATGATTCTACTTTCACTTTCAGTGCTGAGATAGATGGGCGAGAAGTATTAAATAAAGATTTTGAATGTGATAATTTAGTTATCAATACTAAAACAAAAAATGGTCAATCTTTCAATATAGAAATAACTTACTCAGATCAATATCACAATGCATTTAGAAAAATTGTGATACCTATATTCTACAAAAATCAAGATTTTTACATTGAAAAATTGTTTATTGCCACAAAAGGCACTAATGCAAAAACTGGAAATGAAGAATGGTTTAATAAAGAAATTGACGACAGAACAACTTTAGAAAATTTAAACATCATTCAAATAATTGATACTCTTTAATCAATATCCTGATCCAAATATTTAGCAGATATTTTTGCATTCTTGCATCCGCATTTAATATTTTGGAATCCTAATCCAGTATTTTCGTAGGATGCTTTTATATTCTTACATCAGCATTCAATATTCTCGTATACGAAAGTTATATTTTAACATCCGCATTTAATATTATTCTATCCGTAAATTATATTCTTGCTTTCTATTTTTATATTGGTACGATGCAAACTTATATTCTTGCGATGTGATTTTATGTTGGAGTATTGTGGAGTTCAATTATTACGCCGTGGTTTTACATTCTTTCATTGTGGTCGATAAAACAAATAAGAAAATCCACCGTAAAGGAAAAAGCACATCCCGTATTTCACCCTGCTCTTTCCATAGCAAAAATACGGGAAGAGCATTTTCCTGCCCTCTTTTGCCCTCCGCCAAAAAAAGAATAAATTCCCCTCACCTCTCCTGCACATTTCCAAGCATACTACTCAAAAAGCACAGCATATAACATGGTATTTATGAAATGCGGAAGTAAATTCTTGCGATAAGAACTATTTCACAAAATTTACGCAATACCATTTTCCTTTTACTATAAATTTGTACATTATCAAAAGGAAAATGGTATTGCTCATTACAGAATTTGTTTGAACTATTTGTCAATAAAAGCTCCGCACTTCAGAAATACCCTTTTATACGACAGCAAATGAAATCAGACCTTATGAAAAAATTATCGATCTATTTGTTATTGATTTTACTAACTGCATTAAGTTGTAAAACGAACGACACCAATTCAAAAAAATATATTTATTATTTGCACGGCCGTATAATTGAAATTCAAGGAAAAAATGCTGTAAGTGAAGAATTCGGGAAATATGAATTTGATGAAATCGTGAATGCTCTTAGAGTTCCAAATTCTGAAGTGATCGCCGAAGTCCGCACAGAAAATGTTGATTATCTAAATTATGCAAATAAGGTGTCCAAACAAATTGACAGTCTTATTAAAAAAGGTACTGCTGCAAGAAATATAACTGTAGTTGGTGCTTCTAAAGGTGCAATTATCGCCAGCAACATTTCACACATTAATCATAATCCAATTAATTATGTTTTGTTAGCAGGTAATAACGATTACCAAGAACAACATAACGAATGGAAATTTCACGGACAAGTGTTATGCTTTTATGATGATTCTGATAATATTGCAGGAAAGAACTATAACTTTTGGAAGAGTAGAGAAAACTTTACTACAAAATTTGAACAAATTAAAGTTGACAAAAACTTAGGACACGGATTTCTATATAAACCGCATAAAGAATGGATTGTACCGACAAAAAAGTGGGTTTTGAAACAAAAACTTTAGTAAATTTTGCCGTCGTATAACATTGTATTTCTATATGCGGGGTTGAATCTTAGCAGTTGAACTATTTGTGATTTTCAGCCACAAAAAATTTCTCCGCTTCCAATTTTTTAGTAATTTAGTCAGCGGAGAAAATTTTTGTTCAATGTGGTTATCAGTATGAAGATTTGTCATTCTTAGCCCCGCATACAGAAATACTCTCTCGTTATGTGCTATGTTTTACACCAACCACCAAAAAACTATATTTACAATATGAAAAATTCAGCGAAAAAATTTGCAATTATTGGGATAGCTATCATTACCTTTTCGTGTAATAACGGAGGCGAAACTCAGAAAGCCGACAATCAGGACACCGTAAGATCTGAAACACCAACAAACGAACAACCCAATAGTACAGGTAAATTCGATATAAATTCAATTCCTGTTTCTGATAAAGATTTAGGCGACTTTCCTTTTTTTAGTTTTCCTGAAGGGTTAGTTGCACTTAATAAACCCATAGAAAGAAAATTTGATAAGCTATATTTTGCTATTGATGGTGTGATGACACCTCTTGAAGGAAAAGTTTGGAAGACAGGGGTTTGGACAAAATCGAATCAGAGCAACGATTGGTCGGTTGCTTTTTTTGAGAAGAGTTACGACGAAGCTATAAAAGCTATTGGTGGCGTGAAAATATTTGATGGTACTATCACTAACGAGGAATATGAAAAATACCACCCCCAAGCTACTTATTTAGGAGAAGATGGTTCAATTGGCTATGCCGGAGAGAACATCAAAACATATGTTATTCG
The sequence above is a segment of the Chryseobacterium taklimakanense genome. Coding sequences within it:
- a CDS encoding DUF4280 domain-containing protein, whose protein sequence is MMGKSCLTEISQLMCATGGKITVIQHGQTSELSKQNIKNADPREMHVNNPIVNFEEFQDSFNDDDEYE
- a CDS encoding N-acetylmuramoyl-L-alanine amidase; amino-acid sequence: MAKGVKSITGNASPEVGEKNFYEVSSFYQGTVIKNEKEIKWKLYTQQSSGNWRELRGPQKTGKKVPFSFPEKWLGKKLLIEAFVYNPEVKSPPGLIVAPKTAKIPRINKVELFYVDDKKGSVFSFMEKLRARAYCVNMFLKELTFTLWEDDAKGGGHNTNNKPIRTLKARVDKNGVAVVEFPLSEAYMKKAMEGEVDVKQLEFYVTVEYYKNKKHATKNVDVDNPNPKVPINPPKKTEPKQPPKAKGSPAESKPKSKKEEKGILDKIEEKWDELWDWWETPGTIKKEQLPTQQKPEGRSPAVVQEQPKEKKEEKECTCFCDRDISATELKEMVVAMRKATNDDAGENFYKWNKDNLFTIGHEKFSEKTYEKFAEVLNKTFKNYEITTCIRKIHFLAQCYHETGAFMRSVEGNERESLWYDPYRGRGFIHLTLKGNYIKFQENSGFNVVPNPKLVSTNIEIAAMSSGWYWKFNDKGNINPFADKDSIFDTSRLVNKPNAKSSSSIRGYNQRVNAVNALKNKFEYPQNCCSLSKKEKPKENTTCPSELSSCICSETYPVESGFINHARVIKNHVSVIEHDNFSDAKTSVQKIILHRTAGGTTEACIRAFKSGRKNKSGGIDHYGTHFIVGKDGIITQTANLNKKTWHCKGWNSKSVGIEVVGYAIDKNGKPTLGLKGQNPVAGWENLTDIQAKSVACLVKALLNYYDLDKTNIDCHEHLAAKEEGEGQIVYNAIKDYL
- a CDS encoding OmpA family protein — its product is MKNSAKKFAIIGIAIITFSCNNGGETQKADNQDTVRSETPTNEQPNSTGKFDINSIPVSDKDLGDFPFFSFPEGLVALNKPIERKFDKLYFAIDGVMTPLEGKVWKTGVWTKSNQSNDWSVAFFEKSYDEAIKAIGGVKIFDGTITNEEYEKYHPQATYLGEDGSIGYAGENIKTYVIRRADGGDVYIQLSATSGVGKINILQKEGFKQTISMLKADQIQKDLNDKGKAVLHINFDTDKATLKADGKEAVAEITKALNTDKMLKISINGYTDNTGDEKHNLDLSKQRAETVKKELIKSGIDVNRLSSEGFGQNNPIADNNTEEGKSQNRRVELIKNK